The stretch of DNA CTGGCGACACCAAAATATCCGCATTCCAGGGGTTTCTCAATTGGGCGATCGCCTGCCCTAACTGGAACAAAACCCCACCCCAATCATCAGGGGCGATCGACCAGTGGTGGGAAACGCAATAATATGTAACAATTGCGGCTGAATCCTAAACCAGAAGACTCTCAAGCTCTTCTAACTGAATCTAGTTCTAATTAAAGTGTGAGGAAATCCGTGTCCATCCATCAACGCTCTGATCGCAAGACACCCGTCAAATCCTACCCCCAACCCGTCCCCAGGCCCCTTGGGAGTGGTTTACGATGGCTCTCCATTGGACTAGGACTAACCGGGATTGCCCTATTATCCGCCACCGCCGGGGCCCTGTTAGCCGTCTCTTTAATTAGCACCCCCTTAATGCAGAGCAAGCTTACCCCAGAAGAAGCCGCCGTATTTGGCCAAGGGGAAAAAATCTCTTCCGGGAACAACCTACAACTGCCCGAACTTACCCGCCCCGTCAACATCATGATTTTAGGGGTGAAAGTCCTCACCTCCGACCTCGACACCCCCCCCGAAGAAATCGCCGATCTCGGATATCACGCCCTCGTCAACTCCTTTGACGGCCTCAGCGACACCATGCTCATGCTGCGGTTTGAACCAACTACCCACAAAGTCACCCTGCTCTCCATTCCCCGTGACACCCGCACCTGGGTGGAAGGCCATGGCCTGGTCAAAATCAACGCCGCTAACTACCATGGTGGGCCAGCTTTAAGCGCCAGTTCCATCAGCGAACTGCTCGGAGGAGTCGGCATTGACCGTTATGTTCGCATCAACGTCCAAGGAATTGAAAAACTGATCGATGCCTTGGGAGGAGTCACCGTCCATGTACCCAAGGACATGAAATACCAAGATGATAGCCAACATCTCTACATCAACCTCAAAGCCGGAACCCAACATCTCAACGGTTCCCAAGCCCTACAATTTTTGCGCTACCGCTACGACAACCTAGGCGATATTGGGCGCATTCAACGACAACAGATGTTTGTGCGAGCCATGATTGAGCAAACCCTCAGTCCAGCCACCCTAGGGAGATTGCCCAAAATCCTCTCCATTGTTCGCTCCCATATCGATACCAACTTAAGCGTAGAAGAATTACTCGCCTTGGCTAACTTTGCCGGTCAGACCGATCGCTCTAAAATGCAGATGTTACTCCTACCCGGACGCTTTAGCGAACCCGAAGAATTCGATGCCAGTTA from Roseofilum capinflatum BLCC-M114 encodes:
- a CDS encoding LCP family protein — protein: MSIHQRSDRKTPVKSYPQPVPRPLGSGLRWLSIGLGLTGIALLSATAGALLAVSLISTPLMQSKLTPEEAAVFGQGEKISSGNNLQLPELTRPVNIMILGVKVLTSDLDTPPEEIADLGYHALVNSFDGLSDTMLMLRFEPTTHKVTLLSIPRDTRTWVEGHGLVKINAANYHGGPALSASSISELLGGVGIDRYVRINVQGIEKLIDALGGVTVHVPKDMKYQDDSQHLYINLKAGTQHLNGSQALQFLRYRYDNLGDIGRIQRQQMFVRAMIEQTLSPATLGRLPKILSIVRSHIDTNLSVEELLALANFAGQTDRSKMQMLLLPGRFSEPEEFDASYWVPQYSSIDALMAEHFDFGYDGYEDYNDYNDYQIDPTHLAIAIQDTTGQLESVDQLYTWLETQGYYNLYATDSWSDPLTTTRIIAQDGNIESARAIRNVLGFGEVRVESTGNLQSDVTIQLGQDWLTQMAIEPIIDSTPYPEWQSY